The DNA window TACCGTTGAAGTGAGAGTGGAAACACCATATATCAAGGAGGTAGTTTTAATCCAAGATTTTCCAGCTGCAATGGCATAAAGACTAAGGAGGCAGATGGGCCAAGCAAAGAGAAGCTCCAGCCAGATTAACCCAacaaagaaatggggtttctcAGAAACCAAATAATCACCACATTCTTGAGTGTACCAGCTCTTTAGGTCAACCAACACAGGGTGAAATATGTGTTTAGGAAGGGCAGTTTGACCATCAAAGAGTGGTGCAACAATGGCCATGAAGAAGAAGTAGATGAAAAGAAGCAAGTCCAATAGCTTAACAAAACCATCCATTTTCGTCTTCGTCTCTTTACAACAGCCACTCAACAGTTCTGCAAATAATGTTTCCCTTTGAAATCTCGCTCACTAGTCAATAATGAGTAGATCCAGAAGCAGttctttttctaaattttccACAATAAAATGTTGTGTCATTACTTTATTTGGTTTACATAAAGTAAGTACGTAACGTAGTTGCTGTAATCTATAGAAGAACAGATGGAATATACTCGTTCCTTAGGCAAATTTGGGTGTTAGTATtccaacaatttttaaaataaatttatttttcttcaatttaagaaaatgactttcctttaCCGATCGAGACCCATCACCTCAACTCTAGCTACATCTCGAGTGCAATTAACAATCCTATCCCATATATTTTCCTGAATACTTTCCATTAGTTCAAATTTTCCACTAAGTAATGCcgtcaaatataatttttttttgtttctgtcAAGTGTCAACTACTGAAGCACGCAAAATCAACTGTTGAGAAACTAGTTAATCCAATCGAAATACATTGTAATAGTCTTTTAGACAACTCAAATGGAGTTCCTATTTCTGGTATATAGTACTTTGCTAGACTTTCTAGCAAGAAAATTGATCTTTGAAGATGCAGCAGCAGATTGTTGCGAACGAGAAGGAAATTATATCAAGATTTAAAACTAACAACGTCATC is part of the Solanum stenotomum isolate F172 unplaced genomic scaffold, ASM1918654v1 scaffold1591, whole genome shotgun sequence genome and encodes:
- the LOC125850295 gene encoding uncharacterized protein LOC125850295, which translates into the protein MDGFVKLLDLLLFIYFFFMAIVAPLFDGQTALPKHIFHPVLVDLKSWYTQECGDYLVSEKPHFFVGLIWLELLFAWPICLLSLYAIAAGKSWIKTTSLIYGVSTLTST